TTATTTGTAATCATTTACAGCTTCCCAGGTAGTACACCGCTTCATTTGGCTGCAAGAGGTGGTTCAATGGATTGCATCCGAGAGTTATTGGCGTGGGGTGCAGATCGACTTCAAAGAGATGCATCTGGGTACAAATTATTTCCATTTACAAATTAcatctttttttatttttatgtacCTAATGTGGTGAAtcatcctttttatttttttttttatttttttttttttttgaattgtgCAATGCATCTAGGTTGGTTTTTGTATTGTGCATGAACCTATACGGAAGCCTATGTGCTTTATAAGAAACCTTTTCTATtactagtattaaaagtataaccttTATCATTTCAATCCATCCCCATATTTTGTCTTCTAAAATCTTGGATCCGGTCCATATTTTGCACCTCAAGATGAATTTGTAATTCATTTCCTCTTGTCTTATTAACCGTTTTTAAAATTATTGCAGGAGAATTCCGTATTTGGTTGCTATAAAACATAAGAACGATGGTTGTGCGGCTCTATTAAACCCATCGTCTGCAGAGCCATTGGTGTGGCCATCACCATTAAAATTCATTAGTGAGCTTAATCAAGATGCAAAAGCTTTGTTGGAGCAAGCTTTAATGGAAGCTAATAGGGAGAGGGAGAAAACAATATTAAAGGGTACTTGTTATTCCATTCCATCTCCATCACATTCGGATGCCGGAACAACCGATGATAATATATCCGAGGTAATTTAATTTACCGTTATCATTCTTTTGTTTATATCAAGGATTTTGCTAATTACAGACCTAAGGgttgttgttaagatgcattaaatCATTATACATAGAGGTTATTAGTTACTTTTTAAGTGACGATTATCAAATTGCACAATAATATAAAGCATGTTAACAATAGCTCTAAGGGTTGTCGTTAGAAAAatccttattattaatatgtttaaaaAGTTAGGAACATGGGGGAATACAAAACACTaggtaaaaaagaatgttttaaaATGGTCAAAGTTGATGACTTTTGACTGGAACTTTAAAAATCTTGTTGACTTGATGCAATTTTTGGTGTAGATGATTGAGAAAGATAGAATTTTTATAATTTGATATAGGGTTTTTTAGCTTTAATGACAAAAGTTCAAAAATTGTACGCAGACAAGTGAATCCGAATTATGTTGCATATGCTTTGACCAAGTATGCACAATTGAGGTCCAAGATTGTGGCCACCAAATGTGTGCTCAATGCACCTTAGCCTTGTGTTGCCACAACAAGCCTAATCCGACAACCTCATCGCTTACAGCACCGGTCTGTCCGTTTTGCCGAAGCAACATTGCCCAATTGGTGATTGCGAAAGTCAAAGTCAATGCTGCTGACAATGAGTTTGACCTTCATTCTTCTACAAAATTACAAAAATTGAGAAAAGCTAGAAACTTTAGTGAGGGAAGCAGCAGCTTCAAGGGCCTATCGGGTGTACCCTCGTTCGGGAAAATGGTGGGCCGTGGCTCGGGGAGGATCTCTGCAGAAAACGAGTGCATCGACAAACCATAAAATAGTACTGTAAACATAAGAGGTTTTGACATGTGGCGCGCAAGGATTGGCAGAAGAAAGCCTGGGTCCCAGTTTAGTATATGTAGAAAAAATGTCATCTTTTCTACTCTTTATGACGATATCCAAAGAATAAGCAAAGAAAAATGTTATTTTTTGCAGATTTGGGAGGGTTTTATTGTagtccttttttttttttgaaacgtaAGCAATGTATTGTAGTCTTTTTATGTTAACTTCATCTTCAAGAAGCAGCATATGCCACTTtagagaaggaaaaaaaaaaaaaaaaggttcctTCTTTACCATTTTGAAGGTTATAAAATCATCAATGGTCATGTACATTCCTAAAGTTTGTTCCTAAATTCTTTATTCAGATACCCTTTTTCCCTAACCACAATTCTCAAATATTTTACACCATGCAACAAGAGATATACATTAATTTTGGGAAAGAGTTTGCCTTGGCCACCTCAAAAGTAGAAAATGGTGTGGTGAATAGGACCCCACCTTTTGTAATCTTGTTGCTTGATTGAGCATGGTGTGTAGCATGTATAATGTGAAAAAATCTTGTTTGTTTTCTTTATTCTACTTTAAAGAGTATAATTGAAAATTGCAGGTATAAGTCACAAAAAGATATCTTTGTAGTTGGTTTGTCATGACTCATGTGATCATGTCAATTGGGTGATTATATCTGCAATTCAACTCAATATGCATAGACATTTCAACTTCAATTATATACAAGTTACACGTGGCAATCCTTCTAACTACAAGATTATTGAAAGGATTAGTGATCGGTTATAGGACATGTCATTAAATATGGTACTAAGTGTTGTAAATCTTCTTATTTTTCTCCGAGATATCGTTTTTGGAAAgaaaccgagacgagatgtccatctctcGAGATTTTTCAGTTAACGAGGTCAAACTTGATCGAAGTTACAATTTATCGAATTTTCTCGATCATTTCTTGGATTTTCTCATAAGATCTAGTAATTTTTCGGGATTTCTCACTCATGTTTGGATTTttattgtaaaatctcgtaaaagtatatataaatatacaaatatttatagatatattgtaacaccccgtttttcaattacatattattttggacgtcatttgaGTTACAAGGTATGTAATTGTatcttttgaccccaaataaagtttgagttaatgttttagaaccttaccattggaaagtagaccttattacgctttcaacgatatttgattcatcaaaaacggagttacggtctgaaagttacgaccaaaacaagtttcaccaAAAACACTGAATTGAGGACATTGCAGGCGCGAGATTTACCTCGCGGTCCCGAGATTCAGTCAGGAAATTCAGTCAGGAATTCAGCTTTTTGAGGTTACAAGCTCACGGTCGCGACCCCAGACCTCGTAGTCGCGAGGTTGGTCAGACAGGGTCATTTTAAGTTGTTTTTAAGGGGTTTTTGAAGGGTGTTTTGGTCCTTTCATTTTAGGGTcgggtttttggccacaaaactgacCCAAGGCTCATCTAGAGCTCATTTCTTatccattcaaacactcccaatcttagagagagaAGGTTTCTAGAGAGAGGTAGCATGAGTGGGTAAAGATGGTGGTGATTCTTGCTCAAATTGGAGTGGATCTTGGTGCATCCTGATATTTCTATCTACTAGAACTCGTTTGGTGCttaaggtaaaccctaatccgatttGTAGTGTTCGATTCTTAATATGAGCTAGTGTTTGAGTTAGTGTtgagttataaaccccatttcttatgaaattgagggttttgttgtatgtattgtgtaagtaaacccgattaatatgggtttagggttagatgatgaatttggaagtatttgtcatggtttgaatgttaatcactagattgcaagtgtgttagtgattttgatgttcaaAAGAACATGTTtgttagtcaaaatgggtgttgaccttGATTTGTGTCAAACTAAGAtccgagtcaagttttggtgaatcaagtatgtaaatacttggtttatGTGCGATGTGTAAAATcgcatatataatttatattaggaaAAATACCGATTTAAAGAatattacacactaacgggcaatgtacccgatcgtgtaacagTATAGATTTGGTAAttcctgtaacatcccgcctttttccgtttactttccgtttattcattttaaagtccgttatatatttataacatctcccgttgatacgcgttttaaattatctcgtttaggtaattcacgcacccgaatgaaatttgagggactaaacttgccaaaatgccaaaatggtgactaggtcaaaggagtcaaactcctctcatccattcattcatctcctccttctttgttacttcctccattttctctcaacacccaaatacaaagaatcatcatctatttcaaatcgagcaagcttcaatccaaacaaattacatatttggaatccttgcatcttcctcttcgattccataccgatttcattacatttaggtaactttctaaaatcactagattttgtgttcttgatgtttttaacttatagaagtgttaattagtgtctatggctcaagtctaacatgaatatatgatttgtatgctcgatctcgttattttaagcaactagcatgaacttgaattttggtgtgtttgatttggtgatttggttgcttgaaagttgttagatgttaaaagttcatgttttaattgtgttactagtatcactagcttcaatttgatgtgtaggttgtgttagaaaacttcataaacttgattattgattttggtgatattggttagggtttgatggaaCTAAATATGAATTTTTGATGCCTTGAATGTTATGAAATGCTATTGATtattgttaggttgtattgtatgcgtaattacctacgaaacggcgtataatttgtgtgtgttaagtttccgaatcattgaattgcatttatgagcttgaaatgTCATTAATGGTGAACATTAAATgcagttttggttgttgtaagtggtagattgattgatgaaatgtgcttagttgttttcattatcaaaatacctttccgatgatataagatacatgttttaagtgtttgcggatcataaattgtgtttggttgcgttttggttcgtgcacttgtgtgttttcagcatAGCAGACCtgtataccaatctggacgccgtccagattattggacgccgtccaggccttcaatgctggacgccgtccagcaaatctggacgccgtccagatgcactaccagattctgtttggtttggtcattttacgaaaaatgtttgccatgctatggacctccgattcacatgtaacttgttctaacatgctcatatatgattaaaaacctcagaaaaatagttcgagccccgacccgaatgtgttgactttttcgttgactttgacccgacccaagttgacttttaatcaaacttaaccaaatgtttgtgcaatcgttctaacatgattttatacttgtatcttgcatgaaacgtgtcaatttgactcacatgctatagtaatcgagtcgtaacgagccatatgactaattgaacactttgaccgaccgtgtttaccgatattgatacaatcctatttgtttaggtcaagactagcattcgttcttgcacacgtttacttgttgaagtacttttacatacgtgcactcaaggtgagatcatagtcc
This genomic stretch from Rutidosis leptorrhynchoides isolate AG116_Rl617_1_P2 chromosome 11, CSIRO_AGI_Rlap_v1, whole genome shotgun sequence harbors:
- the LOC139877932 gene encoding putative E3 ubiquitin-protein ligase XBAT31 gives rise to the protein MGQGLSCTVHDEHGLFTAVQFGDYELVKKLVEKDPSIILQTTVYDRHSALHIAAANGQIQILSMLLEDRSLLPDSLNRHKQTPLMLAAMHGKINCVQKLIEAGANILMFDSLNGRTCLHYAAYYGHYDCVEIILNAARTSHVAASWGFSRFVNIRDSKGATPLHLAARQRRSQCVHLLLNNGALVCASTGGYGFPGSTPLHLAARGGSMDCIRELLAWGADRLQRDASGRIPYLVAIKHKNDGCAALLNPSSAEPLVWPSPLKFISELNQDAKALLEQALMEANREREKTILKGTCYSIPSPSHSDAGTTDDNISETSESELCCICFDQVCTIEVQDCGHQMCAQCTLALCCHNKPNPTTSSLTAPVCPFCRSNIAQLVIAKVKVNAADNEFDLHSSTKLQKLRKARNFSEGSSSFKGLSGVPSFGKMVGRGSGRISAENECIDKP